In Halobacterium sp. R2-5, one DNA window encodes the following:
- a CDS encoding HAD-IC family P-type ATPase, with amino-acid sequence MSDVLEQRGVSTDEGLTEPEVERRRERFGPNELHEVEQRRWLAVLISQFTSVIVLLLAVAAVAAFVMGDVIEGVAVLAVLVINGAIGFVTEMRAIRSMEGLQEMTEIETRVRRAGDDREIPAEDLVPGDIVILDAGDIVPADLRVIDPSRLQVDESALTGESVPVGKTSGPLDEDVPLAERENMLYKGTYLTRGTAEAVVVATGPDTELGQISASLQETGEKKTPLQEKLDELGQKLVPLLLVVAAIVLVSGWLRGQDLFLMVETAIALAVATVPEGLPIVATLVLARGMWRMADRNALIRNLASVETLGSTTVICTDKTGTLTENEMTVAAYELANGSVEVTGTGLDTDGTFQHGGQERDEPQDPAMQAALEVGVLCNNASVTEGDGEVNVTGDPMEVALLIAGAKGGLDRDDLLESLPEAREVSFDPAVKMMATYHDFDGRYTVAVKGAPEEVIDASSRVVTGEESRELSTTEKDEWLEKSERMAEDGLRVLGLARKNVDRTEGSPYEELSLIGLVGLIDPPREEVKSTIQWCQDAGMRVVMVTGDHAGTAENIARSVGLVDADDTEVVEGSELDDVENLTQEERDRFVNASIFARVNPANKLDLIDVHQAAGSIVAMTGDGVNDAPALKRADIGVAMGQRGTQVAQEASDMVLQDDNFESIYHAVREGRIIFSNIRKFVLYLMSCNVSELLVILIAALLGLPLPLLPLQILFLNVVTDIFPAFALGACGGSSDIMDRPPRDPEEPIMTRTNWTELGLFGVLISAAVIGAFVIGGGMYAGGMATDEAVTISFLTLAFAQLWHVFNVRDITSDLVRNEVSENLYVWGALGLSSVILFGAVYLPGISLALSTTPIGFEGWLLVFGMSLLPLLLGQIEREFRRRFETSGP; translated from the coding sequence GTGAGCGACGTTCTTGAGCAACGCGGGGTATCCACAGACGAGGGCCTGACAGAACCGGAAGTCGAGCGCAGACGAGAACGGTTCGGTCCCAACGAGCTGCACGAAGTCGAACAGCGACGTTGGCTAGCGGTTCTGATAAGCCAATTTACGAGTGTCATCGTCCTTCTGCTCGCAGTCGCGGCCGTGGCGGCGTTCGTGATGGGAGACGTTATCGAAGGAGTCGCGGTTCTCGCTGTTCTGGTCATCAACGGCGCTATCGGCTTCGTCACCGAGATGCGAGCCATCCGCTCGATGGAAGGCCTGCAGGAGATGACGGAGATCGAAACCAGGGTCCGTCGAGCCGGTGATGATCGAGAAATTCCGGCGGAAGACCTGGTTCCGGGAGATATCGTCATCCTCGATGCTGGGGATATCGTCCCGGCCGATCTGCGGGTAATAGATCCGTCCAGACTCCAAGTTGACGAGTCGGCTCTCACTGGCGAATCGGTCCCCGTCGGCAAGACGAGCGGCCCCCTCGATGAGGACGTGCCCCTCGCCGAGCGAGAGAACATGCTCTACAAGGGGACGTACCTGACTCGCGGGACCGCAGAAGCAGTCGTTGTCGCCACGGGACCAGACACGGAACTGGGGCAGATATCGGCATCGCTCCAAGAGACAGGTGAGAAGAAGACGCCACTCCAGGAGAAGCTCGACGAGCTGGGACAGAAGCTCGTTCCATTACTTCTCGTGGTGGCGGCTATCGTCCTCGTGTCTGGATGGCTCAGAGGGCAGGATCTCTTCCTGATGGTCGAAACGGCCATCGCGCTGGCGGTTGCGACAGTGCCGGAAGGGCTCCCCATTGTCGCCACGCTCGTGTTAGCGAGGGGGATGTGGCGGATGGCCGACCGCAACGCACTCATCAGAAACCTCGCCTCCGTCGAGACGCTCGGCTCCACAACCGTCATCTGTACTGACAAAACGGGGACGTTGACGGAGAACGAGATGACCGTGGCCGCCTACGAACTGGCGAATGGCTCGGTAGAGGTCACGGGCACTGGACTCGACACCGACGGGACGTTTCAGCACGGCGGCCAGGAGCGAGACGAGCCACAGGACCCCGCGATGCAGGCGGCACTCGAAGTGGGCGTCCTCTGTAACAACGCCTCCGTAACCGAGGGGGACGGCGAGGTGAACGTGACGGGTGATCCGATGGAAGTTGCCCTCCTGATCGCCGGGGCGAAGGGAGGGCTCGACCGAGATGACCTCCTCGAATCGCTGCCGGAAGCCCGGGAGGTGTCGTTCGACCCGGCGGTCAAGATGATGGCAACGTACCACGACTTCGACGGACGGTACACGGTAGCCGTCAAGGGGGCTCCGGAGGAGGTCATCGACGCGTCCTCCCGGGTAGTGACGGGGGAGGAATCCCGGGAGTTATCGACGACCGAGAAGGACGAGTGGCTCGAAAAGAGCGAACGAATGGCCGAGGACGGGCTGCGCGTTCTCGGACTCGCCCGGAAAAACGTGGACCGTACAGAGGGCTCGCCGTACGAGGAGCTGTCGCTGATCGGGCTCGTAGGGTTGATCGATCCGCCGCGCGAAGAAGTCAAATCGACTATCCAGTGGTGCCAGGACGCGGGGATGCGTGTCGTCATGGTGACCGGCGATCACGCGGGAACAGCCGAAAATATCGCCCGGAGCGTCGGACTGGTGGACGCGGACGACACCGAGGTCGTCGAGGGCAGTGAACTCGACGACGTCGAAAACCTCACCCAGGAAGAGCGGGACCGGTTCGTGAACGCATCCATCTTCGCGCGAGTCAATCCCGCGAATAAGCTCGATTTGATCGACGTTCATCAGGCAGCGGGCTCTATCGTTGCGATGACTGGCGACGGCGTCAACGACGCGCCGGCGCTCAAGCGGGCCGACATCGGCGTAGCGATGGGTCAGCGAGGGACGCAAGTTGCCCAGGAAGCGTCGGACATGGTTCTGCAGGACGACAACTTCGAGAGCATTTATCACGCCGTCAGAGAGGGACGGATCATTTTCAGTAACATCCGGAAGTTCGTTCTGTATCTCATGTCGTGTAACGTCAGCGAACTGCTCGTCATTCTGATCGCCGCGCTCCTCGGCCTCCCACTCCCGTTGCTCCCCCTGCAGATTCTCTTCCTCAACGTCGTGACCGACATCTTTCCGGCATTCGCGCTCGGTGCCTGCGGTGGCAGCAGTGACATCATGGACCGCCCACCTCGGGACCCCGAGGAACCGATTATGACGCGAACCAACTGGACCGAACTGGGGCTGTTCGGGGTGCTGATTTCAGCCGCGGTCATCGGTGCATTCGTAATCGGCGGTGGGATGTACGCCGGCGGTATGGCCACCGATGAGGCCGTCACAATCTCGTTTCTCACGCTGGCCTTCGCCCAGCTCTGGCACGTGTTTAACGTCCGGGATATCACGTCCGATCTCGTCCGAAATGAAGTCTCGGAGAACCTGTACGTGTGGGGGGCACTGGGCCTATCATCAGTGATCCTCTTCGGCGCAGTCTACTTGCCCGGCATCTCCCTGGCGCTGAGCACAACCCCGATTGGGTTCGAGGGGTGGCTGCTCGTGTTCGGGATGAGTCTCCTGCCCCTTCTCCTCGGACAGATAGAGCGTGAATTCCGACGGCGATTTGAGACGTCTGGCCCGTGA
- a CDS encoding AI-2E family transporter — MNPRKGFLLTLVAVLFALSGVLIQPFLQYVLGAVLLAYLLYPLQLRFEEHASSMVTAFSLVVLAVVGFVAPLVVVIGAVADSAERTLRKFETNGIQLGGIESRVEELTGQEIDILGELVGSGRELGTVVFDMSIDAFETITFHLIGAALGLFLLYYLLKDGDDLLDWITQMVPLPADIQRDLHSEINGVMWGGLFGHVFVALVQGVVAGIGFAVAGVPNAVFWTAVMIVLAMVPLVGTIPIWGGAVGYLYLTGKPAFAVGLFVYSVIIVGLTDDYLRPFAVNRYAKLNPAVILLGILGGGYAFGVMGLFFGPVVLGALKATLRVSSENWSRLDENEAG; from the coding sequence GTGAATCCTCGGAAAGGCTTTCTTCTCACGCTGGTGGCCGTCCTTTTCGCCTTGTCCGGCGTGCTGATCCAGCCGTTTCTCCAATACGTTCTCGGTGCCGTACTTCTCGCTTATCTGCTCTACCCGCTCCAACTCCGTTTCGAAGAGCACGCATCCTCGATGGTGACGGCGTTCTCTCTCGTCGTACTGGCAGTCGTCGGATTCGTCGCACCGTTGGTCGTCGTCATCGGTGCGGTCGCCGACAGTGCCGAGCGAACTCTCCGGAAATTCGAGACGAACGGGATACAGCTCGGAGGGATCGAATCCCGAGTCGAGGAACTCACCGGGCAGGAGATCGATATCCTCGGAGAACTCGTCGGCTCCGGGCGGGAGCTCGGAACGGTCGTGTTCGACATGTCGATCGACGCCTTCGAGACGATCACGTTCCACCTCATCGGAGCCGCGCTGGGCCTGTTTCTCCTCTACTACCTTCTCAAAGACGGCGACGACCTGTTGGACTGGATTACCCAGATGGTCCCGCTTCCCGCGGACATTCAGCGTGACCTACACTCCGAAATCAACGGCGTGATGTGGGGCGGCCTCTTCGGGCACGTCTTCGTCGCCCTCGTCCAAGGCGTCGTCGCCGGGATCGGGTTCGCAGTGGCTGGTGTTCCGAATGCGGTATTTTGGACGGCCGTCATGATTGTCCTCGCTATGGTTCCCCTCGTCGGAACGATTCCGATCTGGGGAGGAGCGGTTGGCTATCTATATCTCACGGGCAAACCGGCTTTCGCTGTGGGATTGTTCGTTTACAGCGTGATCATCGTTGGGCTTACCGATGACTATCTCCGTCCGTTCGCTGTCAATAGGTACGCGAAACTCAACCCTGCCGTTATCCTTCTCGGAATCCTCGGCGGGGGGTACGCATTCGGGGTCATGGGACTATTCTTTGGCCCCGTCGTTCTCGGCGCACTCAAAGCCACTCTCCGTGTTAGTTCGGAGAACTGGTCTCGTCTCGACGAGAACGAAGCCGGTTGA
- a CDS encoding rhodanese-like domain-containing protein: MSKIRPSDLDIQPEGEQPFVLDIRPREAYQAQHIDGSHNLPVYHDLRSGDENALRQRLDEVPRDQEIVTVCKMGIVAKRATRILADEGYDATTLAGGMSGWRGYQSGTLGYKIRSLIWRLH; this comes from the coding sequence ATGAGCAAAATCCGCCCGAGTGACCTGGATATCCAGCCCGAGGGCGAGCAGCCCTTCGTCCTCGATATTCGCCCACGCGAAGCCTACCAGGCCCAGCACATCGACGGGAGTCACAACCTCCCGGTGTACCACGACCTGCGTTCTGGCGACGAGAACGCGCTCCGACAGCGTCTCGACGAAGTCCCCAGAGACCAGGAGATCGTGACCGTCTGCAAGATGGGCATTGTCGCGAAGCGAGCGACCCGCATTCTCGCCGACGAGGGGTACGACGCGACTACTCTCGCCGGTGGCATGAGCGGCTGGCGCGGCTACCAGAGTGGGACGCTGGGTTACAAGATCCGATCGCTGATCTGGCGGCTGCACTGA